Genomic DNA from Triticum dicoccoides isolate Atlit2015 ecotype Zavitan chromosome 4B, WEW_v2.0, whole genome shotgun sequence:
ATGCGTCCCTGTTAAGGAAATGTCGTTTTAATATCAGAATAAAATAATAAAGGAAAATGAGGCAAGCTCACTGAAATTTGCCAAAATTAAAATTTATCATAGACTAGGCTATGTCTCTGTTTGCCCCTGCCCCAGCACCAGAAGTTTAAATTACCATCAACTGCGCTAAGACTGCTCATACTCCTAGTGGAAAATGCTCGACCCCCAAAAGTCAAATAGTGCTTTGAGGTTCATTACGGGATCCAGTGACCTCATTAAAGTAGGACCTCTTCAATTTTAAGGCGAAAATTTCTGAAATTGCACGTACATGATTTACATAGAGGTAACGAAACATGGCATGGAAATACATAAAACTACAAAACTGAAATCTCGTGTTTACGACAATAGAATTTGGAACATAGCAGAAGTATAAAATAGTAACCTGCCCGAAAAGTGATGATAGCCTCCTCCAGGGCCATAATGTGACCTTCCTTTTGTGACGTCAAACACCGAGCTGCATTACAAATAAAAAGAAGCGAGATAAGCTCACATATACTCCAAGAAGTTGGAACTGAGGGAAAACACCATACAAACAGCTGAAACAATACGTAGGTCTATTTGAATTAGCATTCACAAGTGAACAGATTGAACCTCTTTTCTACTAAATAAACTGGAGTGAAGGTCCCAGTTCGTATAATAGTAACATATGGAAGAGAAATATAGGCAGAGAAAGAAGCATGAATACCCCAAAATACCAAGCAATATGGGCAACCCCTCATCCGTTCCATTGTATACCGACAACTCCTCCAGTGTCCACAACCTCTGCACATTGCAGCAGATATGAGAAGAGAAAAAGGGTGTTACAACTTCAGTAAACTTTTTAGACCTCCAAACTACAGAAAGTTATAGCTTGAAAATGGCTACGTTCCTTAAATCCTCTTGTTTATTAAATCCAAAGATAAAGGTAGAGGGCGCCCCAATTCAGAAGTCCACTACACAGTTACACTGAATCCcatcccttccactatatataagCTCATACAAGTTGCAACCGTGATACAGCACGGATGCCTAGCGTCTAGATCAAATCCCTTAGCCGATTGATACGTCTAATCAACAAACAAGTGGCTCGTCTGCAATTTCGTTTCTGAATTAGTTGCAAGCAGCAAAGCAGCTTCGCAGGATAGATAAACAAGCGAGCTCTGCCTCAGACTCTGGGAAGTGGGAAATTTTGGGGAAAACgaacgcaccggcttcctgaggcgGTAGAGCTGGAGGAGAACGGCGATAAGGGCCGCAAGCAGCGCGAGGCCCAGGAGGAGGCGGGCGCCGAGCGCCATGCTCGTGGCTCCGACCGAGAGATCCACCAGCACCAGGAGCGCCGCCGCGAAGTGGAGCTGCCCTTGGGACACGACGGCGTCGCTTCGGAAGGCTTTGAGTGCGGATGGGAGACCGTCCGAGTCTTGGGAGGGAGTTGCGGCGGGATGGCGGCggcgcgacggcgacggcgacggcggggcagGACCGGGGCGGAGTGCTACGGGCAGATTTCTGACGGACCAGTGGACCGCTCGACCTGCCTGTCGTGTGTGAAGAAAGCCACGAAAACGGCGTCCAAATATTTTTGGAAACAGAATGAAGGAACTAAATAATTGTAAGCAGAAACCCCAAAATTCGAAATTGGAACGGAAAATATCGCATGATCCCTCGTGgttgtagtgatctaaacgctcttatattacttCCGTAGGAAGTAGTTTGCTGGCACAAGCACCGACCAACACTGCTTTTTTTTTTTTGTTGAGGGACCGACCAACACTGCTTTGCACTACCCACACTACACAAAGTTTGCAAGATTTTTTTCCTTCTGAGAATCAAGAGCTTCATTAGCCTCAAGTAAGATTACAATCAGATTGCACCACCCACAGTACACAAGCTGGCACTTGGCCTTGGCCATACACTCTTCATATTCTAGCGTGCTTCCTTGGCACAATAATGTGCTGTTGATTTGGCCTTCCTTGGTACCAAGGAAAGGAGACTCCCAAGGAACTACAACCTTACTAAGCTCTGAATCTCCGCACAGTGATCGTCCCTGTTCTTCCACAGGTTCACACATGTCAGAATCAGTTTCAACTATCAAACTGCAAGCCCTCGGGCGGGtacagaagtggcgcagcaagtgcTTCAGCACGAAGCGCCTCAGCCAAATACCATCTCCAACTTGCCCCAGGAGCAGCTCATAGAGTAATTTGACTTCACCAGGACCTCCCTCCCAGCCATGCTTAACCAGTCTGCATAATAATTATACATACATACAGTAGATCATAGATACCTGGCTACGATGGTTGTAACCTGAAGCAACCAAAACCTTCGTCCTAAACAGTAATTTCACCAGCATTTTAGACTATACACGAGAACAGAGCTACAGCAAAGTAGTAGCAAGCGATGAACTACAGGGTTGCCAAGCAAAATGTCGAAACGTGAGCTACACATAAACTCGAACAGAATGTGCTATAATGACAGACAGGCATGATACACTACGAGTAAGCCAGTTATTTTCTCCTTCGTTTGGCAATCTTGGGCAGACCACTGCCAGCATTGCGTCGCTTCGATGAAGATGCACCCCGGGCGTCCATACTAGCATCCTCTGCACACTCTCCAGTCGGTGTCGACAAGCCTATACTTTTACCACCGTCAGAAACCCCCGCGATGTCCTCACAGGCGTCACTTGTTCCATCCACTGTTTCCCCGCCAGATCGATCAACCGCTGTATCTTGTTCATCCTCCTCCGCACAGAATCCACCTCCAGTGAAAAGGTATTCTTTTGGTGCAGAATCAGTCTGATCATCATATAGCTCAAAGCCCAAGGGATCTTCGTTCACATCTTCAGCACTGCCTGGGTCAACGTGCATCTGGTTGCTGTTCAGTTCACTTGTATCCTGATGGAGCAGATTGGATTGCGTGTCTCGTCCAGCTGTGTCAATGTCAGTGCCAATTTGGCTAGGGTCATCTTCATCGACTTGATGCAAGGGGGCAGTATTGTCATCAGCTTCGTGGTCATCTTCCATGTACGTTACTTGTTTCCTCTTCCGGTTTGACTGCAGTAACAACAGCAGCAACATCCAAATATAGTAAGGTTCATTTCAAGTGCAAACACAAGAAAACCATCCAAAGGTTCACACATGATTCCGTTCACAATGAAGCACATATTTGTGATTGCAGGCAAGGCTAAGAAGGTAATGTATGGATGAGCTTTTCAGGTCCACAGGGCAGTAGTACTTGACTAGAACCGTGAGATAAGCACAGACAACAAAAAGGGCACGTAAAAGGAGAGGAACTTACCCTGCGTACTGTCATTCCTTCTGATTTGTATTTGTCGGAGTGCCTTTCATGCGAGTCCTCATCCGCGGACAAATTAGACATTTGAACTTCCAAATCTTCCTCATCTCTAGTAGTCTCTTGTCGAACATTCATCTTTTTTCGACCTCTCCCTCTAGAACGAACTGAGGGGCTTGCGGTCTTCTTCTTACTGGCATTTCTCTGTTCTTTCGCAAGTTCATCCGCATCTGCAAAGGTATTAGGATCACCAATTTTGTCATCTTCTTGACTTCCCATGTTTCTAGGTTCAGCACTGGTGTTCCTTTTCCCTCTTGGTTTAGCACGGCTAGAGTGGCCTGCCGCTTTCTTCTTGGGTGCATCACTAGTACTGGGACTAtcctcattgagttcatccgtttCTGAGAAAGTTTTCCCTGTAATACCCTTGATAGCTTTCTGAATCCTTTTGCTACGTATTTTTGCAAATCTCTCATTGAATGAATAAAATGCCTCCATGCGCAGCTGAGTCTGCATTTAAGAAAAAGCATTCCACGTCATCATGCAATGGTTTCAAATAACCAATATTGTTTGTTTGATCACCATAATTTCCCAGTTAAATCATCGTCCTTGCAGCAAAATAAAATCCACGCACCAAGACCACAAGTCCACAACTACTGGTGTATTGAAAGCAGACATCATACCCTAAATGATGTAAGACAAATGGCACTAAAGTCCTGCAGACTTCCATTCTAAACTGACAGATGTTTAATGGTAGTATTGCACAATATGGTCAAACCAGCAGCAGATCCAGAAATATCACACAAAGGGGAGAAATTCTGACATATTAATACTAGAAGTTTAGAATTTTGGATTATATATGTTTCTGAAACGACCAAACCAGAGAGCAAATAGTTATGAAATTAATATTTGGCATAAACCTCCCATAACCAACATCGAAGTATCCTAGAATACAGGAAGCAGCAGTTGATGATATTCTTGAGACCGACAACAAACCTCATGCTTATTATACTCTTTCAAAACAGGAAGCAGCAGTTCGTCAGCTTTCTCCTTGTTCCAGCCAAACCTTTCCCAACATAACCTAAAGAAAGTTGACATTACAGAGGATACATTTGATCGCTTGAATGTATTCATAGGGAAGTTTTGTTCTCTTGAAGACAACTTACTTGCGTAGCAAGCTTAAGTCTGGCCTTCCCCAGGAAAAACGTTCTGTTGAATCATCCACTTGGGGAGAAATGTATGCACTGATGACTGTTTCACTAGGAAAAGTGGAAGGAATATGCCAGTTCTTGCTCACGTTCCTCTGATAAATACAGAAATAATAACAGGTCTATAagaaatactcataataaacaaatACAGAAGGAATATTCACCAAGCAACTGAATCAGTTCCAACAGCTATCTCGTAACTAGAACATACTTACATGGTTACTCATAAATACTTCCTTGATATGTTGGGTCTCATTAGAAGATTGGTTATTATCAGAACCTTCAACACATTCAGGTTCcaggctatttcctttttcacacgATTCATTTCCACCAGATTTCCTTCTCTTTGAGCTGCCACTGGTTTCCACATCAAATTTCCCCAATATCGCTGGATCCGGTGATTCAATCCATTCTCTGAACTGCTGGAGGCCATCTTCCTCAGGAAATGCATGTACAACTTCAATAGCATTCACAATGCCAATACCACTGCACTTACAGCATATAAAGGCATAAGCGGGACCAAACAAAAAAATGATTAGATAAGAATTGTTGCATCACAGCTTTTTCGACACTTTTGTTGCATCACAGCTAGTGTACCTAAGAGATGGCGAGTGCTATATAAAGAATTGAAGAAGGCGAATCAGTACAATGATTGCTACATGATTTCTTATTCATCATACGCTGCTAAATAAGTTTATTTTGCATACGTTTCAATGCAAAATAGCAACCTCTCAAACAAAGCCTTGTAATCTGTGCATTTCATTAGACAAGATTTCAAAATTGAACTAATATAATAATACAAAACAAAATAACGACAACCCTTTCCTAAAAAACAGAACTTGCACTCGATTTGTGGAACAGCAAATTTGATACGATCTTACTACGAAAGAACAGTGCAACAACTAATTGAGAAAATTTAGTTTTTGTATACTTTGTTACAAATGCAATAGCTCGCAAATTGTAAGCACGCAAATCACCACTAAGTTATATACTTTCATAACGCTTTTCACGATTTAATAGAATGTGAGATATTCTTGCCAGCTATTACCTAATTCCTTCAGTGTAGTCACTCCCCAGAAGCAGAGCCATACGAATTAACTGTTCCCTTGTTAGTCCAAGCTCCGACTCGATGTCCTGAAAAAGAAATACAATAAGAACTGAAAAGCATGATCCAGCTCAGATAAGCAGACTTCCCTTATGGCTGTAGATGGAAAAGCAACGGAActtgaagggaaatagagagtagaAAGAGGATAGACTATTAGACCTTCATAAGGTATGTTTCCACATACTTCCTATCATCAAATATATTTTTATAGACATTCCTTGCCCCAAACAGGAAGACATCTGAATCATCAGTAACAACTCCATCAACAAGGTTGTTAATTTCCATGTAAGCACACTGAGCTTCAGCTTCCATTGGTGCAATTATATACGGCAAGCCGAACATTTGGAGCAATTCCTGCATCACCCAAAGATGTAGCTTAATACTTTTGTAATACTGAACTAAATCATTTTACTGGACCTCAGTTCAGAGATAATAAAGCTCCGCCCGAAAATCGTTAGCTAACTGAAAGGAGTTAGGTAGATTGCAACAAACCTGGCATTCAGCAAACATCTCACTGCTGACAGACTCTGCATGGCTTTCAAGTTTTCGCCTTTCATTTCCGAGATCTAACTGTTCTTGTCTAAGAAAAGATATTTCCTTCTCCAGATTATTTTCTGATATAATATGGCTATCATAATTCTCATTCAATTGTGTACTATTGATCTCAGAAGTGGTAATGTTTGTATCTTCCTGAATAACATTTTCCTTTTGTACGGCATCGCCAGCTACCGATTCATCCAACAAAGGTTCCTTCTGGGCCACCATGGAGATTTCTCCAATATAAGGATCATTTGTGTTGCATCCTGATTTATGAGAATTTGAAGTATTCTGCTTGATAACTTCCTCTTTAGGGCATTCATGAATGCTGGTTGCAGACACGATCGCATCATTGTCCTGAACCTTTGGGCTGCAAGATGGCCTTGCAGTGAGAGTACTTGTGGATACATTATACACTGGAGAAGACCCCTGCAAATAATCTGTGTTTGAACTAGCTCGTCCATCATTACTCTCCAGTTGAGcttgtttttcattttcttttctttcagCTTCAAGCACTTCAGGATCATGCATAACACCATCCTCGCCAGAACTgttttttattcccatttctttaaTTGTTTCTTCAACAAAAGAAGCTTCGGAGTGGGAATAAGTTGTAGCAGGAGCTTCAGATGGTTTGGGAACATCATCATGAGATTGCAAAGATTTATATTCAATAGATGTTTCCAAATCTTCAGGGATTCCATTTTCAAATTCCTGCTTCTCCGAATCCTCTAAACTTCTCTTTATTGCTTCCTGTATGAGAGCCTCTTCTTCTATATCCCCTTTTGGTAATTTACACTGATTGTATTCACTAAAAGGTACTTCAGGAACATCACAGACACCTTCCTCCCATTCCACCTCATCGTCAGTACAACAGTTATCAGGAGGTGATGATTGATAATCCTTCTCATTAACCTTCATAGGAAGTGTTTCTTCTTCTATGATACCTTCTTCCCAAATACCCTCGGAGTTGTCAGATTCTAATGTATTTTTAGCCAAACGATCATCATCAGCAAATAGCTTGGATGAAGTTCCAGAAACTAAATGCAAAAACAGCTTGTCATCATTGTCCTTCACTCCAATTTGATCATCCACAAAAGATATCTCTATTGTCTCTTTGCTTCCATGGCAGGAACCCTCAGAAATATCATCAGATCCTCCTACAAGTGACGACGTGTGATGGTTGTCACCGATAGTTTCAGCAAAATCTTCACTGAGATCAACAGAGCTTTGCAGCCCATCATTTTCAAAAAGATGTTCCGGAAAATCTGGAGGTTCTTCATTGCTAGTTGATCCTTTGCCAATGTTGGCCTGTCCCATGCTTTTTGACTGCTCATGCTCTTTGATAAAATCCAAATTCCTTTGAATATCACGAGTCATACGAATTCCCATTCCTCTGACCCTACTTACTCTAACCCTTCCTCTCTCATCACGATATGTCTCAACATCAGGCCCAAAACCCGTCGAAGGCTCACCGCCTTGAGGTTTAATCGATCTAGAACTACTTGAGGGACTGGATTTGAAGATAGCAGAACTAATTTCCCTTTTTGATTTACCGCTATCAACAATCTGCTCCTCTACACCTCTTTGTGCCAATGTCCTGATCCAGAAAAGTATAATCAGATAAGTAATGCAGCACGGAAATACCACAGACAAATATCAGTGAATATTCAAAATTTTAAGAAGGGCAATCCCTAAATGTGGTACCCACATTCACAGACATAAATACATCACTTACTGTTTATCACCAGTGAATGATGATGAGAAAATGAACTCTCTATTAGCTTCCGATGCTATTTTTGTTGTCTGGATGCCCCCAACATCCTTACCTGCAGCACCCTTCCGAACTTCTTCTATCTCTCGACGAAAAGCAACCGTTTTCAGATAGGACTGTATTTGAAGCTCTGAAAATTTTGCAGGCTCCTGAAACAAGAAAATGCATTGTAAGACCATATATGCAAAGCTGACCCTTTCATTTATAGTTACTGAAACTGACACAAGTTCTCAAAAATCCTATTAGTAAAAGCGGAAGGGCTGATTGCTGCCCAAAATAATTAGTTCACTGAAGAAGATCAAAAAATCCTAGAATTACGGTACACTAGATTTGTAATGTAGCAATGGTGCAACACTAATGATATATTTATCCATGTAGATACCTTTTTTATTTTCTGGTACTTCTGCCTGTTTTCAGCCATCACCCTCTCCCTCATCTAAAGCAAACACAAAAGATAAAGTAAGATATATTCCTCATTAGTCTGTGATCATATACATATACAGTTGAAGGTAGTACAAAGGACGAACATACGAAATACTAGTTTGGCCTCATTACCTGAACAAGTAGATCTAGCTGCATTGATGGAGGGAGAGAAGCTAACACAGCAGGATCAATGTCACCCGTTGTCATAGGCTGCAATTGCATCACAAAATTCAATATATTCAAACAGACTAACAAATAAAACAATCAATCATTGTCCCATGAGAATATGaaggaactctttcatgaagaagaaagccaataaatggagacttcattgACTTAGACATGACTTACAAATATCATCTCTTCATCATCGTCGTTCTCATCTTCATCAATGCCAGTTCCTTCTTGTAATGGAAAACTTGCAGGATTGTTTTCCCCTTTACCAGTCAAACCTGCCTCGTCCTCTGCAGCAAGTGACGCTGCCAGCCTTAACACATGCAATGAAAGTATCAACTTACTGACCTTAACCAGCAAGAAAACATGTGAAAATTACAGAAAGACACACACAGTTCATCCAATTTTTCCTGGTTGATTGGTGCAGCTGTCCCCCTGCTGTTCTCCCCATCGTCATTTCGGTTTTGATCTCCATCTGTTTTCTCAGTTTCTTCTCCTCTACTGCTCTCAACTTGCTTGCCCTTAGCATCATGCTTAGCCCTGTCACTTTTGATTTGAGCTGCCAATTCTTCAAGCCTACTTGCCTTGAGCTGATAACCACAGGTTCAAAACCATCAATATATTGGTATTGTCTTACTTCAGAAACGTGCAAGACTGGTACACCTAAAAGATGTCATATCACTTGCTAACAGTTTTTCCTTTTTAGTAAAAGGGGTCATTTCCAATTTGCTAACAGAATGGCCACTGAAAGCAAGCATTATTTTTAAAAAACATGCATTTTAGGAAGAAAATGTGCATTCATGATGGATAGATTATTTGGGAAGAGAAACTAGATACTTCCTCCAAGGTACTTAAAATTTATCCTCACCAATAAACTGTTTGGCCCAAAAAAAACCACTATGCCGAGCACACTTTGAAGATAAGTGCTTTACATATATTCTTATAATATggttggttttggaagtaatatagGGAAAATATTTGGTGAGATAAATTGACCCCTTTAACTTGTTTCTTTTCTAACAGGGTAAAACCCGGATTCCATTATCAGATAACCGAAGTTAACCATGTCTATAAAAAAGTTGAATGGCACACTCTAGCTTATAAAGGCAATGGAACATCTTCAAGTTCATATGATCAGAGCGTACTGGTTCTCTTGATATTAAGATCGAAACAGTGTCCACTATGCAAGCAATGAGTACATGTACTGCATAAT
This window encodes:
- the LOC119291306 gene encoding DNA repair protein UVH3-like encodes the protein MGVHGLWGLLAPVGRRVSVETLAGKRLAVDASIWMVQFMRAMRDDKGDMVRDAHILGFLRRICKLLFLRARPVFVFDGATPALKRRTLAARRRNRDAAQAKVRKTAEKLLISHLKASRLEELAAQIKSDRAKHDAKGKQVESSRGEETEKTDGDQNRNDDGENSRGTAAPINQEKLDELLAASLAAEDEAGLTGKGENNPASFPLQEGTGIDEDENDDDEEMIFPMTTGDIDPAVLASLPPSMQLDLLVQMRERVMAENRQKYQKIKKEPAKFSELQIQSYLKTVAFRREIEEVRKGAAGKDVGGIQTTKIASEANREFIFSSSFTGDKQTLAQRGVEEQIVDSGKSKREISSAIFKSSPSSSSRSIKPQGGEPSTGFGPDVETYRDERGRVRVSRVRGMGIRMTRDIQRNLDFIKEHEQSKSMGQANIGKGSTSNEEPPDFPEHLFENDGLQSSVDLSEDFAETIGDNHHTSSLVGGSDDISEGSCHGSKETIEISFVDDQIGVKDNDDKLFLHLVSGTSSKLFADDDRLAKNTLESDNSEGIWEEGIIEEETLPMKVNEKDYQSSPPDNCCTDDEVEWEEGVCDVPEVPFSEYNQCKLPKGDIEEEALIQEAIKRSLEDSEKQEFENGIPEDLETSIEYKSLQSHDDVPKPSEAPATTYSHSEASFVEETIKEMGIKNSSGEDGVMHDPEVLEAERKENEKQAQLESNDGRASSNTDYLQGSSPVYNVSTSTLTARPSCSPKVQDNDAIVSATSIHECPKEEVIKQNTSNSHKSGCNTNDPYIGEISMVAQKEPLLDESVAGDAVQKENVIQEDTNITTSEINSTQLNENYDSHIISENNLEKEISFLRQEQLDLGNERRKLESHAESVSSEMFAECQELLQMFGLPYIIAPMEAEAQCAYMEINNLVDGVVTDDSDVFLFGARNVYKNIFDDRKYVETYLMKDIESELGLTREQLIRMALLLGSDYTEGISGIGIVNAIEVVHAFPEEDGLQQFREWIESPDPAILGKFDVETSGSSKRRKSGGNESCEKGNSLEPECVEGSDNNQSSNETQHIKEVFMSNHRNVSKNWHIPSTFPSETVISAYISPQVDDSTERFSWGRPDLSLLRKLCWERFGWNKEKADELLLPVLKEYNKHETQLRMEAFYSFNERFAKIRSKRIQKAIKGITGKTFSETDELNEDSPSTSDAPKKKAAGHSSRAKPRGKRNTSAEPRNMGSQEDDKIGDPNTFADADELAKEQRNASKKKTASPSVRSRGRGRKKMNVRQETTRDEEDLEVQMSNLSADEDSHERHSDKYKSEGMTVRRSNRKRKQVTYMEDDHEADDNTAPLHQVDEDDPSQIGTDIDTAGRDTQSNLLHQDTSELNSNQMHVDPGSAEDVNEDPLGFELYDDQTDSAPKEYLFTGGGFCAEEDEQDTAVDRSGGETVDGTSDACEDIAGVSDGGKSIGLSTPTGECAEDASMDARGASSSKRRNAGSGLPKIAKRRRK